Proteins from one Microbacterium hatanonis genomic window:
- a CDS encoding PQQ-dependent sugar dehydrogenase yields the protein MNLISRRQGRRQRAVASFAIGALALTALGAGALPASAHDGVDHPPGTEEPGTTPPVTTPGDTAAALDWSNYEKVLLTKNVGEPIDLAVMPDSKVLHTARNGDVRLTDPATGVTKVVNTIPVYANSEDGLQTVALDPDFEENNWVYLVYSPIDADGDGAVDTPVGNAPNSLPAGADESYWDQWVGVNRLSRFTWNGSSLDLASEQTILDVEVQRGQCCHVGADIDFDADGNLYLSTGDNTPASTPGANGFAPNNDAPGMNPGFDSRRGAGNTNDLRGKILRIHVEQDGSYTIPEGNLFAPGTELTRPEIFVMGVRNPFRIEVDPETNSLSWGDYGPDATKAVAATAGRGPMGFVEWNVVSLDDPHNAGWPYVHADNFAYNDWDFATATPGAFFDPENLVNESRWNTGLTELPAARAATLYYGDNPGDQPWDELVNFGTGSGQGPMGGPVYHYDESNPSTTKLPQHWDGKAFMGEFSQDYIAAFTVDWDSFDVTAIEDFFPNAAAAANGQTGHDNPMDMEIGPDGSMYVLDYGDGFFRANPDAGLYRIDYVAGNKSPQARYTATPRSSSTAPLTVQFDASGSTDPEGGALTYEWDFDGDGTFDATGVTTSYTYTTIANYTARLRVSDPQGKFSLTSQTISVGNQAPEIQVEFPGNGAFFDWGQAVPFKVTTTDAEDGTATDCTKVAWTYGLGHDEHAHPEVSGTGCTGSFRTDPNSPEHGPGALLYGAVVITYTDKGANGLPPATGEATIRLNPKTQEAEHAIQRQGVVNYADSAASGGNAIRGLGAGDFLKYDPVNFSGIDGAVVRANGGGQVQLRWGAADAAPFATATIPGGSGWQDVSITFDAPEGTGALFVTSADELAVDSIKMVGNGVGDVTPPTVTHTLAPAAPAGVGGVYNVPVRFALQPVDNGALQSVQYSRDNGATWTTLTANQQYAATFSTNGVYDLRYRATDAGGNVSQVGSVSFTIDLDAPNEPTVDSRTLVTLGSPRATYGAPGDVVVAVTGEGGVPTGEVVLSVGTTEVGRGTLDAEGKATITLPQDLPVGTHTLRATYGADEVFKTSAGTGRLIVSQARSTTEVVVAPNPVKPAVAATATISVESSTGIAPSGTATVTVRRNGAVVATVSGTLNAEGDVAVTLPKLSTVGTYQVQAAYDGSTGVAKSTATASLTVQK from the coding sequence ATGAATCTTATTTCCCGGCGGCAGGGCCGGCGCCAGCGCGCCGTAGCCTCTTTCGCCATCGGCGCCCTCGCGCTGACGGCCCTGGGCGCGGGCGCTCTGCCCGCGTCCGCCCATGACGGCGTAGACCACCCCCCGGGCACGGAAGAGCCGGGCACCACTCCCCCCGTCACCACCCCCGGCGACACCGCAGCCGCCCTCGACTGGTCGAACTACGAGAAGGTGCTGCTGACAAAGAACGTCGGCGAACCCATCGACCTCGCGGTGATGCCCGACTCGAAGGTCCTCCACACCGCGCGCAACGGCGACGTCCGCCTGACCGACCCCGCCACGGGCGTGACGAAGGTCGTCAACACGATCCCCGTGTACGCGAACTCGGAGGACGGCCTGCAGACGGTCGCGCTCGACCCCGACTTCGAAGAGAACAACTGGGTCTACCTGGTCTACTCGCCCATCGACGCCGACGGCGACGGCGCCGTGGACACCCCGGTCGGCAACGCCCCGAACAGCCTGCCCGCGGGCGCCGACGAGTCGTACTGGGACCAGTGGGTGGGCGTGAACCGCCTCTCCCGTTTCACCTGGAACGGCTCGAGCCTCGACCTCGCGAGCGAGCAGACCATCCTCGACGTCGAGGTTCAGCGCGGTCAGTGCTGCCACGTCGGAGCGGACATCGACTTCGACGCCGACGGCAACCTCTACCTCTCCACCGGTGACAACACACCGGCGAGCACCCCGGGTGCCAACGGATTCGCGCCGAACAACGACGCTCCCGGCATGAACCCGGGATTCGACTCCCGTCGTGGCGCGGGTAACACCAACGACCTGCGCGGCAAGATCCTGCGCATCCACGTCGAGCAGGACGGCTCGTACACGATCCCCGAGGGCAACCTCTTCGCCCCCGGCACCGAGCTCACCCGCCCGGAGATCTTCGTGATGGGTGTGCGCAACCCCTTCCGCATCGAGGTCGACCCCGAGACGAACTCCCTCAGCTGGGGCGACTACGGCCCCGACGCCACCAAGGCCGTCGCCGCCACCGCGGGTCGCGGCCCGATGGGCTTCGTCGAGTGGAACGTCGTCAGCCTCGACGATCCGCACAACGCCGGCTGGCCCTACGTGCACGCCGACAACTTCGCGTACAACGACTGGGACTTCGCCACGGCGACGCCCGGCGCCTTCTTCGACCCCGAGAACCTGGTCAACGAATCGCGTTGGAACACCGGCCTGACCGAGCTCCCCGCCGCACGCGCAGCGACGCTCTACTACGGCGACAACCCCGGTGACCAGCCGTGGGACGAGCTGGTCAACTTCGGCACCGGCTCCGGCCAGGGCCCCATGGGCGGACCGGTCTACCACTACGACGAGTCCAACCCCTCGACGACCAAGCTCCCCCAGCACTGGGACGGCAAGGCCTTCATGGGCGAGTTCTCGCAGGACTACATCGCCGCGTTCACGGTCGACTGGGACTCCTTCGACGTCACCGCGATCGAGGACTTCTTCCCGAACGCCGCCGCTGCGGCGAACGGCCAGACCGGTCACGACAACCCCATGGACATGGAGATCGGGCCCGACGGCTCGATGTACGTGCTCGACTACGGCGACGGATTCTTCCGCGCGAACCCCGACGCGGGCCTGTACCGCATCGACTACGTCGCGGGCAACAAGTCGCCCCAGGCGCGGTACACGGCGACCCCGCGTTCCTCGTCGACGGCTCCGCTGACCGTGCAGTTCGACGCTTCGGGATCCACCGATCCCGAGGGCGGAGCGCTCACCTACGAGTGGGACTTCGACGGTGACGGCACGTTCGACGCCACCGGCGTGACCACGTCGTACACCTACACCACCATCGCGAACTACACCGCTCGTCTGCGCGTCTCCGACCCGCAGGGCAAGTTCAGCCTCACGTCGCAGACGATCTCCGTCGGCAACCAGGCGCCGGAGATCCAGGTCGAGTTCCCCGGCAACGGTGCGTTCTTCGACTGGGGCCAGGCGGTCCCGTTCAAGGTCACGACGACGGATGCTGAGGACGGCACCGCCACCGACTGCACCAAGGTCGCCTGGACCTACGGTCTCGGCCACGACGAGCACGCCCACCCCGAGGTTTCGGGAACCGGCTGCACCGGCTCGTTCCGCACCGACCCGAACTCGCCCGAGCACGGGCCCGGCGCGCTCCTCTACGGCGCCGTCGTGATCACCTACACCGACAAGGGCGCGAACGGCCTGCCGCCGGCGACGGGTGAAGCCACGATCCGCCTGAACCCGAAGACGCAGGAGGCCGAGCACGCCATCCAGCGCCAGGGTGTCGTCAACTACGCCGATTCGGCGGCCTCGGGCGGCAACGCCATCCGTGGCCTCGGTGCCGGCGACTTCCTCAAGTACGATCCCGTGAACTTCTCGGGCATCGACGGAGCGGTCGTCCGCGCCAACGGCGGCGGACAGGTCCAGCTGCGCTGGGGCGCCGCCGACGCGGCTCCGTTCGCGACCGCGACCATCCCCGGCGGCTCCGGCTGGCAGGACGTCTCGATCACGTTCGACGCTCCTGAGGGGACGGGCGCACTGTTCGTCACCTCGGCCGACGAGCTCGCGGTCGACTCCATCAAGATGGTCGGCAATGGCGTAGGCGACGTGACACCTCCCACGGTGACGCACACCCTCGCTCCGGCAGCTCCTGCCGGCGTCGGCGGCGTCTACAACGTGCCGGTGCGCTTCGCGCTCCAGCCGGTCGACAACGGTGCGCTCCAGAGCGTGCAGTACTCGCGCGACAACGGGGCGACGTGGACCACCCTCACCGCGAACCAGCAGTACGCTGCGACGTTCTCGACGAACGGTGTCTACGACCTCCGCTACCGGGCGACCGACGCCGGCGGCAACGTGTCGCAGGTGGGCTCGGTGTCGTTCACGATCGATCTCGACGCTCCGAACGAGCCGACGGTCGACAGCCGCACGCTGGTCACGCTCGGTTCGCCGCGCGCCACCTACGGCGCCCCTGGCGACGTCGTCGTGGCGGTCACGGGCGAGGGCGGCGTGCCGACCGGCGAGGTCGTGCTCTCCGTGGGCACGACCGAGGTCGGGCGCGGAACGCTCGATGCCGAGGGCAAGGCGACCATCACGCTCCCGCAGGACCTCCCGGTCGGTACGCACACCCTGCGTGCCACCTACGGGGCCGACGAGGTCTTCAAGACCTCCGCGGGAACGGGCCGCCTCATCGTGTCGCAGGCACGCTCGACGACCGAGGTCGTCGTCGCACCGAACCCGGTGAAGCCGGCAGTGGCTGCGACCGCGACCATCTCCGTGGAGTCTTCGACGGGCATCGCCCCGTCGGGAACCGCCACGGTCACGGTCCGTCGCAACGGTGCGGTCGTCGCAACGGTCAGCGGCACGCTGAACGCGGAAGGCGACGTCGCCGTGACGCTGCCGAAGCTCAGCACGGTCGGCACCTACCAGGTGCAGGCGGCGTACGACGGTTCGACCGGCGTCGCCAAGAGCACGGCGACGGCCAGCCTGACCGTCCAGAAGTAG
- the tatA gene encoding twin-arginine translocase TatA/TatE family subunit, with amino-acid sequence MLHGLTGWHLLIVLAVILLLFGAAKLPALAKSVGQSARVFKGEMKAMKSEEQSDVASPSPVAAASPLAASDVGDPASTR; translated from the coding sequence ATGCTTCACGGACTGACCGGATGGCACCTGCTCATCGTTCTCGCCGTCATCCTTCTTCTGTTCGGCGCGGCGAAACTGCCGGCGCTCGCGAAGAGCGTCGGGCAGTCCGCCCGCGTCTTCAAGGGTGAGATGAAGGCGATGAAGTCCGAGGAGCAGAGCGACGTCGCATCGCCCTCGCCCGTCGCGGCCGCGTCTCCGCTCGCCGCCTCGGATGTCGGCGACCCCGCGTCGACGCGCTGA
- the tatC gene encoding twin-arginine translocase subunit TatC has product MSLGGHLVELRRRLMIAALALVLGMVGAFIFTDAVIHLITEPIRVVAASRGDDFAVLNFDTVTSGFDLRMRIAFAIGILASAPIWLWQIWAFIMPGLSRSEVRYTVGFLAAAIPLFFAGCASGLAIVPHIVELMATFVPEQGAQFYTASFYYDFVFKLLIVVGVAYVLPVFLVALNLAGVMSGREILRGWRIAILVATLFAALATPAADVISMLMLAGVLSALFFAAVGVSLILDRRKARALPVVPDRSELDA; this is encoded by the coding sequence ATGTCGCTGGGCGGCCATCTGGTCGAGCTGCGCAGGCGGCTGATGATCGCCGCGCTCGCCCTGGTGCTCGGGATGGTCGGCGCCTTCATCTTCACCGACGCCGTCATCCACCTCATCACCGAACCGATCCGCGTCGTCGCGGCGTCGCGGGGCGACGACTTCGCCGTGCTCAACTTCGACACCGTGACGAGCGGGTTCGATCTGAGGATGCGCATCGCCTTCGCGATCGGCATCCTCGCCTCGGCGCCGATCTGGCTGTGGCAGATCTGGGCATTTATCATGCCCGGCCTCAGCCGCTCAGAGGTCCGGTACACCGTCGGCTTCCTCGCCGCGGCGATCCCGCTCTTCTTCGCCGGCTGCGCCTCGGGTCTGGCGATCGTTCCGCACATCGTCGAGCTCATGGCCACTTTCGTGCCCGAGCAGGGCGCGCAGTTCTACACGGCGTCCTTCTACTACGACTTCGTGTTCAAGCTCCTGATCGTCGTCGGTGTCGCGTATGTGCTGCCGGTGTTCCTCGTCGCCCTCAACCTCGCCGGGGTGATGAGCGGACGCGAGATCCTCCGCGGGTGGCGCATCGCTATCCTCGTCGCCACGCTCTTCGCCGCCCTGGCCACGCCCGCCGCCGACGTCATCTCGATGCTGATGCTGGCGGGAGTGCTCAGTGCTCTCTTCTTCGCCGCCGTGGGGGTTTCGCTGATCCTCGATCGCCGCAAGGCCAGGGCGCTGCCCGTCGTACCCGATCGTTCGGAGCTCGACGCATGA
- a CDS encoding Sec-independent protein translocase TatB has protein sequence MTFGLTFEKLILIGFIAAMIIGPARLPVYAAGLRRVVDRAKVFARSAEGRIRDELGPEFTDTDWRQLDPRRFDPRRIVREALIAEPETPPAADRSPSAAAPASVESTASRHAPAEGDAAT, from the coding sequence ATGACCTTCGGCCTCACGTTCGAGAAGCTCATCCTGATTGGCTTCATCGCCGCGATGATCATCGGCCCTGCGCGGTTGCCGGTCTACGCGGCGGGCCTTCGCCGCGTCGTCGACCGTGCGAAGGTGTTCGCGCGATCCGCCGAGGGCCGCATCCGGGACGAGCTCGGACCCGAGTTCACCGATACCGACTGGCGTCAGCTCGACCCCCGTCGTTTCGACCCCCGCCGGATCGTCCGCGAAGCGCTCATCGCCGAACCGGAGACGCCGCCCGCGGCGGATCGCAGCCCCAGCGCCGCCGCACCGGCATCCGTGGAGTCGACGGCGAGTCGGCACGCGCCCGCGGAGGGCGACGCTGCGACGTGA
- a CDS encoding family 16 glycoside hydrolase, whose translation MARSLIAVAIGGALVAAGAIVPASAADLPRQDQGVTLRTYNTPPLTQLCTLKSGQTPNVDKLMQTINFTTDEQFGGTDNFITHVTANLTVATPGAYTFRLTSDDGSRMTLDGKLLIDNDGLHGSESVEGTTTLEVGVHDLFVEMFEATNGQELKLEWKVPGTSSFVVVPNSALSTEAGVVRVTAPGTKYCEGSADSAGDGLRLDGVNPNYELVDLRPEGFNPKVAGLDFTDAGDLAVLTTGSVSAGGWVTDKPGEVFLLSGAQEADGPEDVTVRKVADGLQNPMGIDVIGDKIYVSERYQLTELSDPDLDGTFDVKRKVATYPSGNNFHEFAFGLIHDEENFYVNLSVAIDNGGATTNPQPAVNRGTTVKINRASGEISYVAGGLRTPNGIAFGPDDELFAMDNQGAWLPSSKLVHVKQDRFFNHFTNPAGPFDSNPVTQPAVWIPQNEIGNSPSTPILLKDGPFAGQMLFGDVTYGGLQRAFLEEVEGEYQGAVFRHSAGFEVGVNRVIEGPDKSLYIGGTGEGGNWGEAGKLPYGLQKLVPINDDTFDMTSMKVVEGGFQIEYTEPLSDETVANIAKAYQAKQWRYLPTSTYGGPKLDEEVLSVSGAQVSEDKRTVTLQLDGLKQDRVVYIRSPRPFEAASGNDLWSTEAWYTLNSLPGYISPADRGWYEAEEATLTGGAKVDWEHSGYSGAGFAGGMWNAGSAFTFTVDSETAGNFPVNVRYSNGPNPAPGAKDVGLYVNGAKVDNWTFPSTGDWKTWSTITRNLDLVAGANTIALKYETGNKGNINVDVLSIGSATDICAPAQIEDGYRGMFDGTLASLDDWRMAGPGGFGRQDDCSIRGEGGLGLLWNRTEQLTDYSLKLDWKLVADHNGGVFVGFPNPGNDPWVAVNQGYEIQIDATDAADRTTGAIYTFQGANAEAVEASLNPVGSWNGYEIVVKGKNIKIYLNGTLVNDFTSTDPNRLLANGFVGVQNHGGGEAVSYRNIRVMDLTAPAPLSVSATSEVRCIAGKGSLTVRATNSDSVPVDVTLTSAYGEKVVKAVKPGATVAHSFTTRQTTVPAGSATVSATGDSRTGEATTAYAAKSCS comes from the coding sequence GTGGCGAGATCACTGATCGCCGTAGCGATCGGCGGCGCGCTCGTCGCCGCCGGTGCGATCGTGCCCGCCTCGGCGGCGGACCTCCCCCGGCAGGACCAGGGGGTGACGTTGAGGACGTACAACACCCCACCGCTCACCCAGCTCTGCACGCTGAAGTCCGGCCAGACCCCCAACGTCGACAAGCTGATGCAGACCATCAACTTCACCACCGATGAGCAGTTCGGCGGCACCGACAACTTCATCACGCACGTGACGGCGAACCTCACCGTCGCCACCCCCGGCGCCTACACCTTCCGTCTCACCAGCGACGACGGGTCGCGGATGACGCTCGACGGCAAGCTGCTGATCGACAACGACGGGCTGCACGGGAGCGAGTCCGTCGAAGGCACGACCACCCTCGAGGTGGGCGTCCACGACCTCTTCGTGGAGATGTTCGAGGCCACCAACGGCCAGGAGCTGAAGCTCGAGTGGAAGGTGCCCGGAACCTCGTCGTTCGTCGTGGTGCCGAACAGCGCTCTGAGCACCGAAGCGGGAGTGGTGCGGGTCACCGCCCCCGGCACCAAGTACTGCGAGGGCAGCGCCGACTCCGCCGGCGACGGTCTGCGGCTCGACGGCGTGAACCCGAACTACGAGCTGGTCGATCTGCGACCGGAGGGCTTCAACCCCAAGGTGGCCGGCCTCGACTTCACCGATGCCGGAGATCTCGCCGTCCTCACCACGGGCTCGGTCAGCGCGGGCGGATGGGTGACCGACAAGCCCGGTGAGGTGTTCCTCCTCTCCGGAGCGCAGGAAGCCGACGGCCCGGAGGACGTGACGGTGCGCAAGGTCGCCGACGGCCTGCAGAACCCGATGGGCATCGACGTCATCGGCGACAAGATCTACGTCTCGGAGCGCTACCAGCTCACCGAGCTCAGCGATCCCGACCTCGACGGCACGTTCGACGTGAAGCGCAAGGTCGCGACCTACCCCTCGGGGAACAACTTCCACGAGTTCGCCTTCGGTCTCATCCACGACGAGGAGAACTTCTACGTGAACCTCTCCGTCGCGATCGACAACGGCGGGGCGACGACCAACCCCCAGCCTGCCGTCAACCGCGGCACCACGGTGAAGATCAACCGCGCCTCCGGCGAGATCAGCTATGTCGCCGGTGGCCTCCGCACCCCGAACGGGATCGCCTTCGGCCCCGACGACGAGCTGTTCGCGATGGACAACCAGGGCGCGTGGCTGCCGAGCTCGAAGCTGGTCCACGTGAAGCAGGACCGGTTCTTCAACCACTTCACCAACCCCGCGGGTCCGTTCGATTCGAACCCCGTCACCCAGCCGGCGGTCTGGATCCCGCAGAACGAGATCGGCAACTCGCCGAGCACCCCGATCCTGCTGAAGGACGGCCCCTTCGCCGGCCAGATGCTCTTCGGCGACGTCACCTACGGCGGTCTGCAGCGTGCCTTCCTCGAAGAGGTCGAGGGTGAGTACCAGGGTGCGGTCTTCCGTCACTCGGCAGGCTTCGAGGTGGGCGTGAACCGCGTCATCGAGGGTCCTGACAAGTCGCTCTACATCGGCGGCACCGGCGAGGGCGGCAACTGGGGCGAGGCGGGCAAGCTCCCGTACGGCCTCCAGAAGCTGGTCCCGATCAACGACGACACGTTCGACATGACCTCGATGAAGGTCGTCGAGGGCGGATTCCAGATCGAGTACACCGAGCCGCTCTCCGACGAGACCGTCGCGAACATCGCGAAGGCCTACCAGGCCAAGCAGTGGCGCTACCTCCCGACCTCCACCTACGGCGGCCCCAAGCTCGACGAGGAGGTGCTGAGCGTCTCCGGCGCCCAGGTCTCCGAGGACAAGCGCACGGTGACGCTGCAGCTCGACGGTCTGAAGCAGGACCGCGTGGTCTACATCCGTTCGCCGCGACCGTTCGAGGCGGCTTCGGGCAACGACCTGTGGAGCACCGAGGCCTGGTACACGCTCAACTCCCTGCCGGGCTACATCTCGCCGGCCGACCGCGGTTGGTACGAGGCCGAGGAGGCGACGCTCACGGGCGGGGCCAAGGTCGACTGGGAGCACAGCGGCTACTCGGGCGCCGGATTCGCCGGCGGCATGTGGAACGCGGGATCGGCCTTCACGTTCACCGTGGACTCCGAGACGGCGGGCAACTTCCCCGTGAACGTGCGCTACTCGAACGGACCGAACCCGGCACCCGGGGCGAAGGACGTCGGGCTCTACGTCAACGGCGCGAAGGTCGACAACTGGACGTTCCCGTCGACCGGCGACTGGAAGACCTGGAGCACGATCACCCGCAACCTCGACCTCGTCGCGGGGGCGAACACCATCGCCCTCAAGTACGAGACGGGGAACAAGGGCAACATCAACGTCGACGTCCTGTCGATCGGCTCGGCCACCGACATCTGCGCTCCGGCACAGATCGAAGACGGCTACCGCGGCATGTTCGACGGCACGCTCGCGAGCCTCGACGACTGGCGCATGGCCGGACCCGGTGGGTTCGGACGCCAGGACGACTGCAGCATCCGAGGCGAGGGCGGCCTGGGTCTGCTGTGGAACCGCACCGAGCAGCTGACCGACTACAGCCTGAAGCTGGACTGGAAGCTCGTCGCCGACCACAACGGCGGCGTGTTCGTCGGGTTCCCGAACCCGGGCAACGACCCGTGGGTCGCGGTGAACCAGGGGTACGAGATCCAGATCGACGCGACGGATGCGGCGGACCGCACCACGGGCGCGATCTACACCTTCCAGGGGGCGAACGCGGAGGCTGTCGAGGCCTCGCTGAACCCGGTCGGGTCGTGGAACGGCTACGAGATCGTCGTGAAGGGGAAGAACATCAAGATCTACCTCAACGGCACCCTCGTGAACGACTTCACGAGCACGGATCCGAACCGCCTCCTCGCGAACGGCTTCGTCGGCGTGCAGAACCACGGCGGCGGTGAGGCGGTGTCCTACCGCAACATCCGCGTCATGGATCTGACCGCTCCGGCGCCGCTGTCGGTCAGCGCGACCAGCGAGGTCCGCTGCATCGCGGGGAAGGGATCGCTAACGGTTCGTGCCACGAACTCCGATTCGGTTCCGGTGGACGTCACGCTGACGTCCGCGTACGGCGAGAAGGTCGTCAAGGCAGTGAAGCCGGGCGCCACGGTGGCGCACTCCTTCACCACCCGTCAGACCACCGTCCCCGCGGGGTCGGCAACGGTCTCGGCCACCGGCGACAGCAGGACCGGCGAGGCGACGACCGCCTACGCCGCGAAGAGCTGCAGCTAG
- a CDS encoding MMPL family transporter, which yields MLATLGRATVRRRFLFLGAWALLIVVGAVFAGDVFDRMTSVDDAPAGAESLLAQERLDQLDPEGELVTAVIAGEDFFSPALRESATAVVTGIRGIPGVVDVSDAYTSGGAIGDDGRSSLVVVELDRALIGDDALAVAADVAERLHTIAAPEVLVGGQLLAEQAFVDRALTDAAIGEGIAIVVLLVVLVVVLGGFRVGVLPIVVALASIVVTLLALGAVVAVMPVNEFAVNIVTILGLGLAVDYSLLVIMRFREERQNDPDAALDTLMSRTVASAGRAVLVSGLAVFIALVGVLLLGDPLLSGMALGGAIVVVLSTAAGLTLLPPALAVVHRRLPAKGVRTWARPWSRRDADGSRGWLARSAGLAQRRPVGVAIGAVAVLIALAAPLSSLALDSSDIRSLPPAAEERRAYEATTTGFTGFGVEPVTAVVDGSVDDPAVVALLERLATSPDVADADLVADLPPGITAADLTPVGDSATSAAAQRLVREVRAVDSDLTVQVTGPAAALVDTQEHLLQRIPLAVGIVAVASFALLFALTRSVVVPVKALLLSILTMTATLGVLVMIFQWGWGSALLGFEPLGTLDVTTPLFIGLLAFGLTMDYEVFLLARIRERWIARAPDVDPREANAEAVRYGIMQTGPVVTTAALAICIVFLGFAVGELVAMKEIGIGMLVAVLLDVTLIRGLLLPAAMTLLGRWNWWPSLPPTSKAQNTRSTRDARPGVLDSQGERMRRGSSTA from the coding sequence ATGCTCGCCACACTCGGCCGCGCCACCGTTCGGCGCCGTTTCCTCTTCCTGGGCGCGTGGGCTCTCCTCATCGTCGTGGGGGCGGTCTTCGCCGGTGACGTCTTCGATCGGATGACATCGGTCGACGACGCACCCGCCGGCGCCGAGTCGCTGCTCGCCCAGGAGCGCCTCGACCAGCTGGACCCCGAGGGGGAGCTCGTCACGGCCGTGATCGCCGGGGAGGACTTCTTCTCTCCCGCGCTGCGCGAGAGCGCCACGGCGGTCGTGACCGGCATCCGCGGCATCCCGGGGGTGGTCGACGTCTCCGACGCCTACACCTCCGGCGGCGCGATCGGAGACGACGGCCGATCGTCGCTCGTGGTGGTCGAACTCGACCGCGCGCTCATCGGGGACGACGCCCTCGCCGTCGCCGCGGACGTCGCCGAGCGTCTCCACACGATCGCCGCCCCCGAGGTGCTCGTCGGAGGGCAGCTCCTCGCGGAGCAGGCCTTCGTCGACCGCGCGCTCACCGACGCCGCGATCGGGGAGGGGATCGCGATCGTCGTGCTGCTCGTGGTGCTCGTCGTCGTCCTGGGCGGATTCCGCGTCGGCGTCCTGCCGATCGTCGTCGCCCTGGCATCGATCGTGGTGACGCTCTTGGCGCTTGGGGCGGTGGTCGCCGTGATGCCCGTGAACGAGTTCGCGGTCAACATCGTCACGATCCTGGGGCTGGGCCTCGCCGTGGACTACAGCCTGCTCGTCATCATGCGCTTCCGCGAGGAGCGGCAGAACGACCCCGACGCGGCGCTCGACACCCTGATGAGCCGCACGGTGGCCTCCGCGGGCAGGGCCGTGCTCGTCTCGGGCCTCGCCGTGTTCATCGCCCTGGTCGGCGTGCTCCTCCTCGGCGACCCCCTGCTGTCGGGGATGGCGCTGGGCGGCGCGATCGTCGTGGTGCTGTCCACTGCAGCGGGCCTCACCCTCCTCCCGCCGGCGCTCGCCGTGGTGCACCGCCGCCTGCCGGCGAAGGGGGTCCGCACCTGGGCACGGCCGTGGTCCCGGCGCGATGCCGACGGGTCGCGGGGATGGCTCGCGCGCTCGGCCGGGCTCGCCCAGCGTCGGCCCGTCGGGGTCGCGATCGGCGCCGTTGCCGTCCTCATCGCCCTGGCCGCGCCCCTCTCCTCCCTCGCGCTCGACAGTTCCGACATCCGTTCGCTGCCGCCTGCCGCCGAGGAGCGCCGCGCCTACGAGGCGACGACGACGGGCTTCACCGGGTTCGGCGTCGAGCCGGTCACGGCCGTCGTGGACGGCTCGGTGGACGACCCCGCGGTCGTCGCTCTGCTCGAACGGCTCGCCACGTCGCCCGACGTCGCCGACGCCGACCTCGTCGCGGACCTTCCTCCGGGGATCACGGCGGCCGACCTCACCCCGGTCGGCGACAGCGCGACGAGTGCGGCCGCGCAGCGCCTGGTGCGCGAGGTGCGCGCCGTCGACTCCGACCTGACCGTGCAGGTGACGGGCCCTGCGGCGGCGCTCGTCGACACGCAGGAGCACCTGCTGCAGCGCATCCCGCTCGCCGTCGGCATCGTCGCCGTGGCCAGCTTCGCGCTGCTGTTCGCCCTGACCCGATCGGTCGTCGTGCCGGTGAAGGCTCTGCTCCTCAGCATCCTCACGATGACGGCGACGCTGGGCGTGCTCGTCATGATCTTCCAGTGGGGGTGGGGGAGTGCGCTGCTCGGATTCGAGCCGCTCGGCACGCTCGACGTCACCACACCGCTGTTCATCGGACTCCTCGCGTTCGGGCTCACGATGGACTACGAGGTCTTCCTGCTCGCGCGCATCCGCGAGCGGTGGATCGCCCGAGCCCCCGACGTCGACCCGCGCGAGGCGAACGCCGAGGCGGTGAGGTACGGGATCATGCAGACCGGACCCGTCGTCACCACCGCCGCCCTGGCGATCTGCATCGTGTTCCTGGGGTTCGCGGTCGGCGAGCTCGTCGCGATGAAGGAGATCGGCATCGGGATGCTGGTGGCCGTGCTCCTGGATGTGACGCTCATCCGCGGGCTGCTGCTGCCGGCGGCGATGACGCTCCTCGGTCGCTGGAACTGGTGGCCGTCGCTCCCACCCACGTCGAAAGCCCAGAACACCCGGAGCACGCGAGATGCGCGTCCGGGTGTTCTGGACTCTCAGGGCGAGCGGATGCGGCGGGGCTCCTCTACCGCGTGA